The Halogranum gelatinilyticum genome includes a window with the following:
- a CDS encoding fumarylacetoacetate hydrolase family protein produces the protein MRRARIQTPEGPREGEYRDGVVVTDDGEYVVGDDGPLLAPCEPSALYCVGRNYAATLEQMEYERPEEPDFFIKPPASVIAHEEPIPYPEFTEELTYAGELVAVIDDTCHDFSPEEAPDHIRGYTIMNDVDALDQQGRTARKAFDGSAPLGPWLETDLDPRSIDMHTDVSGERRQEANTELMLFGPYEVVSYLSKRFTFRPGDAIAFGSPANPGTVEPGDVIEITYDGVGTLRNEVV, from the coding sequence ATGAGACGTGCGCGTATCCAGACCCCCGAGGGACCACGTGAAGGCGAATACCGCGACGGCGTCGTCGTCACCGACGATGGCGAGTACGTCGTCGGCGACGACGGCCCGCTGCTCGCGCCGTGTGAGCCGTCGGCACTCTACTGCGTCGGCCGGAACTACGCGGCCACGTTGGAACAGATGGAGTACGAGCGGCCGGAGGAACCGGACTTCTTCATCAAGCCTCCCGCATCCGTTATCGCCCACGAGGAACCAATCCCGTACCCCGAGTTCACCGAGGAACTCACCTACGCGGGCGAGCTGGTCGCCGTCATCGACGACACCTGCCACGACTTCTCGCCGGAGGAGGCTCCCGACCATATCCGTGGCTACACGATAATGAACGACGTCGACGCGCTGGACCAACAGGGCCGCACGGCCAGAAAGGCGTTCGACGGCTCGGCTCCGCTCGGCCCGTGGCTGGAGACGGACCTCGACCCGCGAAGCATCGATATGCACACCGACGTCAGCGGCGAGCGTCGCCAAGAGGCCAACACCGAGTTGATGCTGTTCGGCCCGTACGAGGTCGTCTCGTATCTCTCGAAGCGCTTTACCTTTCGGCCGGGCGACGCCATCGCGTTCGGTAGTCCGGCGAATCCGGGCACCGTCGAACCCGGCGACGTGATCGAGATTACCTACGATGGAGTCGGGACGTTGCGGAACGAAGTCGTCTAG